The Chaetodon auriga isolate fChaAug3 chromosome 4, fChaAug3.hap1, whole genome shotgun sequence region GATAGTTCAGAAGATGATACCAATCCAAAGATAAAGCTTTTACACTAAGAAATGTGtgatctctctgctgctgctgtgcagaagTCTCAGCAGTGCAGCTGCTACAAGCCCCCTTTAATGTGACCAAATCAAGCTTGATGTCATGAGATTTGAAGTCATGCTGTACAGTCCACCAACTTCCCCTACTGAGGGTCTGTACTTTTCCAGCATTTCCCAAGTGAACGCTGGAGATTTGAGTCTGCACATTTCATGATCAGCAGCTGATAGTGGGAAAGGCCTCAGCGGGGAAGCGCTTTGAATCACACTCTCAAATCAACTACTCCTCCTAGTCTCACGTTGTCAGCCACTTGATAGTCAACCTCTTTCTAACCGCTTTCGCCGAGATACTTTGTCGTTGATATCGGTCTTCTTCTGACATTTGGACTTCCCCTAATCTACTCCAACTGAAATGAAAGAGctgacactctctctctctctctctctctctctctctctctctctctctctttcctctctttctttcattcttttctttctctgtttcacacagaaacaagcacagAAATGACCACAAACTACacgcacacagaaaacacacagaaaaccactTCCTAACCCCCTTCTCTTCCCAGAAAGCTACTGTTGtttcaaaaaattaaaaaaaaaaaaaatactacccAGCAAGAATCCTCTTCCTTTCATGATTTCTTAAACTGATACTGATGGAGGGACTGCATAGATCACAGCTTCTAACAGCTGTCATACTGACAGGCAGAAAATAAACCAGCAAAACCagcctaaaaaaaacatttgtcttgTATCTGAAGGTAAGGCCACGGTCAAATGAGGGCTCCAATTGAAAAGGACCCCCATTGTGTCATATCAATATCAATGAGGACACAATGAGTGTCCTCACTGATATTGATATGACACGATGAGGCAGCCAGAGGTTGAGGGAAGGAGTCAGGACGTTCAGGTGTTTGgtggttttggtcctgatggggCCGAACCTGCGGCCGCTGGGAAGCTTGAAGAGGCAGCGAGCCGGGTTTGATGGATCTACCACTGCcctcctgcctgctgtctgGCCCTGGCATCATGCAGAACACCAGCAAACATCAGCGAACATATCTGAGAGAGTGTCCGAGAGTGGCTCTGTAGAACTGGGTGCTAACTTTTGGGGAGATGTTCATCTTTTGGAGCAGGCTGAGGAAGAACATCCTCTGATGAGCTCGCTTGATGATAGTGTCAAGTCACTGGTGGTGATTGTGGTGCCCAGAAACTTAACAGACTCCACCACCTTGTCATCAACCAGCTGTGTTGCTGTTGAGTAATAGGGGATGCGGACGTGTCTGTTTCCATGACCATCTGCATTGTCTTCCAGACATTGAGCTTGAGGTTCTTATCCTTGATGACGCATCAGCAGCAAACTTGAGCAGCATGATGAAAAGGTGGCTTGAGGTGCAATCACCAGTGCACAAGTGTAAAGAATGGTGTACACAAAAATGCCATTGTTGGTTTGGTTATAAAGCCGTAACTGGAAGTGTGGGGTGATGGTGTGAGAAATGAACTTGCAACAACAGCATGTAGCATGTAGGAGTAAGCAGCACgacctgaaacagcagcagcatcatggcTGATGAGTAGAATAAGTGTGTGGGCTTGTCAGGTTATTTGTTCAACATTTACTGGACTGGATTGTAAACAATTCATCATTTAGAAGATGTATCTCATTACATTTTTCTCTGGTCCTGGATGAAATGTAATGACTTTGAtgtcctgacttttcctccactgCCAGCATCTGGTCAgaatttgtccagtactttatTGGTACTGGTtggcaacattagcatttagctcaaagcacagcctcacagagctgctggtgtggctgtagactcttgtttATTCAGCAGAAGAACGTGAagagtttctctctcctcacaccCACAGCTTAaccttctgtctctcactttcttCACCTTCTTTCACCTCCCCACGTAGCAAAGTCGTGTTCACCCACATaactgtctctctttttttctcccttgtTCAGGTCCCTATTTTTACGGCATGGTAAGAGTGTATGTAAGGCAGGGTGCCACAGTTTATCTGTGAGCCTCATAAATCCCTGGTTCTTACTTTGATGCAGTACACAGAGTGAAGAATTTCATGCCAAACAACCTTTAAAAACATAACACCAGATGTTTTAGATGGTTTCTGGGATGAAACTCCTCACAGCCATGACTGTATCTTACCCTCTAAATTGTCTTTTGTAACATTTGGTTAAATAATTTCCCCAATGACAAACTTGACTACACCAAAGATTAGCTGTTATCGACATATTTCATTAATGTACCATGAGTGGCCATTGAAAGCTTGAGGAAAGAGGACCTTGAGTTCAAATGGTCTTCTCAAACATCATTATTTTGCTAACTCATGTctcactttgaaaaaaaaagttaaaatcaaAGGTTCTCAGAAAGGTCCTGCGGTCATTATCTTAGTGGCAAAatgtcatcatcttcatcgtcaCAGTAAGACCATTTATCACAAATACATCCTGAACAGACACAGCTCACTTTATCATCTTTGTCATCATACCCACTTATGCTAGAGCATAATTTCCTGTCACagactcattcattcatgacaGCGAGAAACAAGCCAGAGCTGTAACAGAAAATAGCTCTTGACCAAAATAAACCTGTACAAGAACTTACGTATCCAGAGTCTTTCTGTGGCAATCTCTCCCCTTTCTGCGATTGTCCTTGTACATTCAAAAGGATTGATCTGTCGCGTTCATGGCTGTAGACTTGTCACAGTGTACTGAAAACTTTTGTTTCCCTTCAAAAACTACACTCTGGCCTCAACACCTAAAGTGACGCATTGGAACGGTTtcagagtgaagaaaaaaaaaaaatggctgtggTTCGTGGTTTCCCTCACAGCACGATCTCTGTGATATGCTATCCATGTTTCAAGAACAAGCGTGAAACAACAGGGTGGAAATCCCTTTTAgggtctcttttttttttgttggcctgctttttattttctattcccctttttttttttattgctgtttaaCAGTAGTTTCAGGCGCAGTAGAAACTGAGGTTTGGTTAATTGTTGACTCTTCAAAATGTGATTGTGAGAAGTAACTAGTGTATGCTTTCCCAGACTAGACCTTAAAATGGCCTTAAACAACCCTCAAAACACCCCAGATCCCTAACACATCTAATACAAACTCAAGGACCCTtaatttcatttctgcttttccgtcatttgttttcctgccaAGAGTTTGATCAGATTGATTTAACTCACATATTCATATGGTCTATATGAAGCTATAACCAACAGATGGTTAGCCGcccttagcataaagactggaaacagcttgtCTGGCTCTGGCTGAAATCTGCCTACAGCACCTCTAAACTGCTCCTAGTTGACAAGTTACATCCAGTTTGATTAATCTGTACAAAAGCTGTAAAGACTGCATGTGCTTTAACAGGGGGGCATGTGCAGGACTACTTCTCAGCCAAGAGAGTGCACATGGCTTGttgctgtgatcattaaacctCAAGACATGTCTTTTTAGCCTGTTTTTTTATCCAAGGTCTCGTCATTTGTTGCCTTAAGTTTAAGTCATTGGTGTTAATACTTTTTTTATCCgttctgtgtatttattgtatgttactgatttttgttttaGGGCTGTACTTTCTTAACTCTTGCAAAATTCTATTTattcttgtctgtttttgtttttcctttttgtccGTGCTGTTTAACTCTCGCCCTGTGAAACACTGTGGGCTTCATTTCAGTGATTAGCCTTCAAGGTCAGACTCAGGTGCAGGTTTGAACACTTCGTCAAGTTAATTTTTCCATGCACATTTCTGTCTGATGGTTTAAGTGGTTTATAGAAGATTCTGCTTGTAGCATCTCCAACGGTGTATACAATTACATTTGTTTTACGTTGGCGCCCCccggtgttttttttaaaaacagacactgtAAATATAGCGTCTATAAACAGATAtcagcatatgaatgcagaatctgtgGGAAAGGGGCAAAAATTTGATATCAGAAGCCTTCTGGTTTTCATTAGCTGTCCATTTGTGGTCTGAGTAGTATCGGCCAATCATGTTGAGTTCTCCATGTGGAGAGAACTTCAACTTTTTGGAAACCAGCATACACAAATGAAACTTCTGCTCTGTCAACAGCAGCTCTcacatctctgtttgtgtgcagccgCAGACACTGATCCATTATGATCTAAATATCTTCGTTCATGAGTGTTTAAAATACTCCACGGTGTCCTGATTCAGATTCACACAAGCTTTGGTTTGACTTAATTCCGAAACTGAAAAAGTTAGCAAACCATTTGTTCATCAGGCAGGGCAGCAGAGGATGATTAATATCTAAATGATTATTAGTTTTTTGCAAGACCGACCAGACATCACAGGCAGCATTTTTACGAACCTTAAAACTTCCAGAAACTAACACCTCACAGGTGAGGACAGATCTCTGAGACACTCCCAACAGTATTGCAGGCCTGTGCTGAGTAAATTCTTTGCTGGCCTCATGTGgacactgtttctgtgtgttcgtATCAGCTGAAATTCAGACATTAAATGATTTTGTtgttaaaaaatggaaagacATTCATATCTTGTTCTCATATTGTTTCACAATTCTAATGAGCGTACACATGGTACTCTCGAAATCTtgaaattattttcaaaaaatggctcaattaagaaaaaaagggaTCAAATAGAAGCATTTTTGGCAGTGGACTTACCCTGTGGGTCGATCTGCCTCAGTGGACCTCGTGTTCACAGCAAGATAACAGAAATTATTTCTTTATCAGATCAACACACTCACCAGTTAGGGGCAAGTCAAGACGACAACTCCCTCTGGCTGGAAAAGACTTTGACTCACTCCTCTTTGTATTATTCATACAACATCCGTAGAAGAGGACGTTTAGCTGTATAGTTCTCAGAAATCACCTTTCAGAAACAAGTGACCACTAACAAAAAGAGGAAGGCTTCACAGGGTACACTTCCCGTTTATTTCAGGCCATGTTAACCTGACTTATTTTCAGCTTAAATCACTTGGATCCCTTGGTTTCCTTATATTTACAGCTTCTCTTTTCTTAAATGACGAAGCAAAAACACCAAGTGTTAATATGTGTGTTGTTGCTCATTCTTTTAACACAATGCAAGATGATTTCAATGGTGGCACCGCTCACCGTTATTTTAAGGCAGAAGGTAAAGTGAATAAGAAGAGGTGGATAACCAGCATGTTGAGTTATTAGTAATATAAAATGTAGGCTAATATTATTTGTTGTCATAACACTGTCTGAGCCTGTAAAAAGTTgccaaagataaaaaaaagaaagcttttgaCGTAGCGTATTGAAATTGCTGTGGAGCAGGTTGCGGGATCAAATCTGGGGGAGTCTGAAAACAAATAATctaaaaagcaataaaacttGGCtgttattctattttatttcatgcattTATCGGACTCAAAGTGTTTGTTCCCATATTGACAAAACGCAAATTCCCATAATGGAAATGATTACATAttagagtgaagagagagagagagagagagagagagagagagagagagagcgagagagaaactgtcagaagtctgacagtcagtcagagctTCATACTCACATACAGCATGCTTCATGAGGAGTAGACGGAGCCTGCATGAGATTTCAACAGACTCACTGTGATTCAAAGTGCAGCTCTGTTTTATTCCAACGTAagcactgcagctgtaaacaaacttttttaGCTTCAAAACTGACTAAAAAGTCAAGTTTAGTGTTCGCATATTGCTTTAGTCACGTCCTCCGGAATGACAGAAACGGCCCTTATGATTTAACTctgcattgttttctttcagtgttgAAGGAACAGTTTTACAGATCTTCTTATTCATTTTTTGCAGAGAAGTAAATGAGAAGATcgatcgataccactctcatacaCTAAATATGACAGCaggctgttagcttagcttagcattaagactgggGGCAGGGGAAAACcgctagcctggctctgacaaacacaactcgtggtttttacatttctttttgtgcACCGATGAATCAAACAAAATATAAGGTTAAAATTTCTACAATTTAAAGGTGCTCTATGGCTTCAGGCTAGATGTTCTCCCCTGGTTCCAGTCTTTATGGTAAGCCGGGCGAACcagctgtggcttcatatttagaaTACAGATATGAGAGCAGTGTCAACCTTCTCATCGAACTCTCaccaaaaaagcaaataagtaGCATAAGCAGgaagtatttcccaaaatgtcaaactattcctttaaactttagcacacaaaaacaagcaaacatccTTCTCTTCTTGTCATCCGGTACCAGTCCGATCCAGTTTTACCTCCTCAACAATGCTTCACAAATGTTTCCCTCGTCCGTCAGATATGATGAGTTCAGGCACAGCGCGGGTGTACCACTCCGACCAGCCGCCGTCGTACACCCACACCCCAGGATGCCCGCATTCATGGGCCGCCAGCGCCGCGTGACACGCAGTCACGGCTGAGCCACACAAGACACAAATTGGGCGGCTGAGGTCCACGCCAGCCCGGGCGAACAGAGCCTGGAGTTGCTCCTTGGGCAGGAAGTGACCCGACTGGGACAGGAAGGACTGGAAGGGCATGCTGATGGAGCCGGGAATGTGGCCTGGCTCTGTGTCTGCCAAtcagaaagagagaacagaaagacagtgacacacaaggacagaaaggcttttgttgttttgttttgtccactcTCTGGAGTTTCTGGGGAATTTCTCAAACACATCTTGCAGCTGTGAGTGATGCAGGCATGAGACAGACTAAGAGGTCAGAGGGCACAGGAAGTGTTACATCACTCCAGCCACACTCTACTATCAGATACTCAGCATTATTTCACCAGTGGAAAGGGATAATACTTGTGCAAACAGATGAGATAAAGTTAGCAAAGCATCACTGTGATCATAAACACGAGTACAAAGCAGATAAACATGGCAGATGCTGAGGGGGTCGAGTCTGGGCTACAGCAAAGAGAACGTGGACACAAACCATTTCGCCAGCGTGGTGGAGCAAAGGTTGCACCATGTCTTCCCACGCTGTTCccaaaaaatctttttttactAAGACAAGAATTCCAATCTAAATCTAAAGTACACACTGCATAGCAAACATATCTTTTCAACAGAAacagaggtcaaagttcactgCTAACAGCACATCaaagtgtttctctgtgtgcattattgtgtgtactgtacatacagtatggaTGCAGATACATGTGTGGGGATTGGGTGGGTGGGTCGGGGTGGGAATGTAATGGAATAAGATAAGGCACGTACTATAGGCATCTTATCACTGAATACTGACTGCTATCTGTAAAGATCGACCTAAGGATGGACAACATCTAAAAGCTAAACCATTCACTCTACCAGCTACTgtctctcagctctgtgtgtgtgtgtgtgtgtgtgtgtgtgtgtgtgtgtgtgtgcgcatatggGTCAGTGACTGTAGATATAATCCATCGTTATGGGCGCATGTTCTGTACGTGCGCTctcctgatgtgtttgtgttattgtgtggtTTAGGCTGCTGCCTgcccgtgtgtgtttgtccggAGTAAACTCTGCAAGAAGCCTGCGTACACTGAAGTCGTGGACTCAGTGGACCAGATTTtctttcccctgtctgtctgcgcCATGCTGAACCCGTACTGTCACAATAGTTATATCTCTGTTCATTAGGTTGTTTCTTAATATAACCCATCTGTTTTCCATAGATAGCGTGGAATCGCAGGATAGGATAGGATGAAGAAGAGTATTTATTCAGGTGTCAGGTTCACAACGACGCCCCGCGACACAATGACTGTGATTTCCAATTACTGTGCTGACCAATTTGTGTTTGGTTACATGTCAGTCATCAAGCAGTCACAGTAGTCCCTGTGTCACAATGCACAATATGTCATTATTTTATCATGTATATGGAAAGAAATACaaggtaaaatgtgttttggggaTATTACAAATGTTTGCAATAGCaatgaaattttaatttgtatCTTAACGTGTTACTTAACAGGCTCTAAAGACCCCAAGTGTGTATGAATGTTTGGCAAAGCATCCACACAGTGAAGATTTAAAACAATTAGTTGACAAACTTATTGACTCATTTACCAGATacgttttttttctgtgttaacTTCagttaatctgttgattattttctcgattaatTGGTTGTTTGCACTATAAAATGTGCGAAGTTGATCACTGTTTCCCAAAGCTCAAGATGACGTCAttgaatgtcttgttttgtccacaacccaaagatattcagtttactgtcataccagaaaatattcacatttaggAAGCTGGAATCAGCGtatttttgctttcttctttaaaaaaaaaatgactaattgGTGATTCATTTTACGGTTAAAAACTGATGGATGAATCATTGCAACAGTTACGCAACAGTTAGATCATTGAGCTGAACATTGATCTTTGTATATGTGATTGAGCGCACATGTGCCACAACATCAAATATCCTCATTAATATCATTTGAATTGTTGTCGAGCAGTAGCAGCTGTGACCTGGAGTCCACCGCTCCTTTAAATCACACTGATTTACCATCAATATCCTCAGGAAATCAGCAAAAACCGACAGACGGACGTGCCAGCACATCACATGACTGACGGCCAGAGGAAGATCTGATCTGTGAATGAACAGTGTCCCATCAATGAGGCTTTAACGCAGGCTATCAGTCAGGCTTTGGGCAATTCTTCTAGGTGCAGCCACTAAAGATTTTTAGTTAAACATGGGCAAGTTAAGATAAAAATTCACCATATCTCACCATATAATGAAAAGTTACTGTCATAATTACCTCTCCGCATTAGTTCACAGTTTTCAGaagttttttgaaaatgattgtgACTCATTTCGTCAGAGGTGGCAGCTCGTGTAAGTCTGAGTAAGCGAATGCTGTATGTTACTTACTGGAAGCACATTGAGCTGCATGACTTATCACAGAGTCAACCTTTACTTTAGGGAAAATTCAACTCTGCATGTTTTTCCTGAAATCAACAGCTTCACACACAACATGACTGCGTTTGACGACATGCCTGTTAGCACAGACTTGAACGAGCTGACCTAGGTGTGAATTTTCTGGAGGTGATGTACCACGACTGTGTTAGTCAAACCTCAAACCAAACGTCTTAATCATCAGCGTCATCATCAATGATTTTGTCCCTATAAGACCGGAGAACAGAGGTACCGTCGTACTCTGGGTCCAAGGCTGAGGCCACATTTGCTGAGAGAATGACGGCTCATCTGAAATTCTTTTATTATCTTATAACCTTCTGCTGTCAGAAAAGATGAAAGCCAAGTTAAGGTGAACCTTACTTGTCATCTACCACCTAAATAATCTTCCTGTGTATCCAtaattcaaataaatatttattctAGTCATTGTATAGACATCTATATGTACAGAGATATTACAAAGATGGTGCATGTTGttcattgttgctttttgtgcatatttgttgtgtatatatttttccGCATTTGTATTCATTCTATGATTAtgtttgttcagctttgttgtccttgtttttatttgtcgATTTTTATCTATTTGAGCATTATTTTTGAAACTGTGCGTTTGCTTTGGCTCCAGCAGCAAGACTTGGTTGCAGACTACTCACTGTCTCTGGGTTCCGGGTCCACTCCTTTGAACCTTCTTGCGGGCCTGGTGTCCACCACCTGGAAGGCTTTGGTGTCCAGGTTATCCAGGACATCCTGATAGGTCTTGACCCAGGAGCGCTTCAGGGAGGCCTTAAACTCGGTCGGTGTTGGTCTGATAAACTGGTCGCCCATCGGTCGTCCCTCCAGCTCCCAGTTCCTGAGCCCCCCGTTGAGCAGCGACACCGCACTGTGGCCGAACACCCGGAACATCCACCATACGCGGGGCGCAGAGAACGCACCGAACTCGCTGCCGTCGTACACCACGACGTGCGTGTCGTTCTCTATTCCCAAATTTCCGACATAATCTGCAAAAAACTCCTCTGACGGCAGCATGTGGTCCAGAGGAGACGTTTTATCGCAGCACTGGTCTATGTCAAAGAAAGCTGCGCCCGGGATGTGCCGCTTCTTGAACTCGCTCTTGGCGTTGCGCCGCAGTTTGGGTAAATACCAGGACGCGTCCAGGATGCGCACTTTCCCCTGGACTTTCATAGCCTCCGCAAGCAATTTGGTGGTGAGCACAGCTCTCGCTTGAAGCGCCATGGTTAACTCTGGGAGgcagacaggctgcagagtTTACGGTTCTTTAATCAGCTGAGAGAGACTAATGTGCCAAAggtcgagagagagagagagagagagagagagagagagagagagagagagagagaccaacCCGGCCTCACTTTTTTCCTGGGCAACAGCTGGAAGTGAATGTAGGCGGTGACTAGTGACAGTAATGTGATTACTTTGTAAGGCACAATTAGGACATTTCTGTTTGCAACCTGCACTGGGTATTTAAACTCATTCATATATTGAGCACAGTTTTGGACAACGTAATTATTCTCATGCCTCCCTAGTTTGGTGCACTGCCTCAATCTGTATTTTTACAGAGTTTAATCTGACTAATTTCTTACTgcatataaaacatttattttttcttctgtgtgaaCATATTCTAGTGTGGAGGCACCTTATGTACATAAAGACGTTTGTTCTgtttgtagtagtagtagtagtgatAGTGATGAAAACATAGCAGACAAGGCGTAAGAGCTACAAGTTGCCATGTAGGAACTTCGACTGTTTTCCACCCGGTTGCTTTGAAATGGTGCACTAGAGTGGCTCACCGGATGTTGATACACCCGCACGTTGCTGTTCACAGTCGAAGTTCTTATCCATGTAAGCTTGTAGTCAGTTCAACCAAGCCTCACATTATTAAATCAGTATGTCGGCGTCGTTGATCAGGAGAGGACTGGAGCTGCTGAGCGATGATATCAAAGGTCAGTCTGCCTCGCTGCTAGCTAAGCTACAGTTAACAGCcagttagctaatgctaacattagcattgaaCATCAGTGCCTTCTGTCAGCCCCGACCAATGTTAGTGATTTTGAGTGTTGTTTCGTCGTTACAACTTGGCGATAACAGGCCTATTTAATTACACCCCATCACTGTTGTTATCTTAAAATAGGACATTGGTTACTTAATGTGCAGTCTCTTTTATGAGGGCAGGACTTATCTCTCATCGTGGTTGTTTTCTGCCCTTGTCTCTGCCCTGTGCACCCTGCCAGATGCCAGTaaaaagacgaagaagaagcCGCAGCAGCAGACACCCAGCTCGGCCACGGTGATGAAGCTGGTGAGCACAAAGCGACAGGGAGTCACCAAGCAGGTGAAGCGGCTGCAGGGTCGCCAGGGTCCCGGCAAGAGCAAAGCTACAGTCAAAGACAAGAGGATCAGGTCTGCAGTGGGTGAGTCAGCACCAGCGTTCAGGAAAATACATCATCTGAAGTAGAATTCACGTGTGTTATTTCAGCAATGTGCACCTTTATTTTGGGACGGTTAATGTATATGTAGGTATTGAACATAGTGTACACAATCATTGGAACTGACCAGGGGTGACTCATTTTAGAGTGGAGTCTGTATTAAAACGACATAAAACTGACTGATTGTCTATGCTGTAGAGCATAGGTTAGGTCTGATCTTACTCTCTGTGTATATCAGAACCACTAGATGGCTCTATTATACAGTTATCAGCCTTTCAGTAGCCCAGCATTAAAATATGGACTCTAAATCACCCCCCAATCACCACCTCTTTTATGTGCGCagtaagagaaaaataaaagactgCTATAACTTCACTCATTTTTATCTCAGCAATATCAGTGGTTGTGATGTCATTTCACTATTAGTAGCCCTCTGGTGTCAGTTTTGCTACATCTGTTACACCTTTGGTCTCTAATCTTCGGTGTTCATTGTAGAGGAGTTCAGGAAGAAGCAGGGGAAGAGCCACATGAGTGCGAACCTCAAGTACTTCATGGAAACTGGCTATAAAGCAACAGATTCTGACACTTCAAAGGTAAGAAAGGCAGAGATCACTCCCCTGTTGCAGCTGTCATCAGTATGTATGACCCTATGCAATACTTCATGTCCAGTTGCAATGCATTGCTTATAAAGTAATGCCATTTTTCTATCAAATTGTTAAGTACACTTGAAGAAGGATCTCACCATTTCCCACCAAAATCAGAATTTTTACCTTACTGATCTGAAAAAATGGGTCAAAAATTTTAAACTACAGAAACACGATAATTCATTTGTGAT contains the following coding sequences:
- the LOC143319893 gene encoding 3-mercaptopyruvate sulfurtransferase-like, with amino-acid sequence MALQARAVLTTKLLAEAMKVQGKVRILDASWYLPKLRRNAKSEFKKRHIPGAAFFDIDQCCDKTSPLDHMLPSEEFFADYVGNLGIENDTHVVVYDGSEFGAFSAPRVWWMFRVFGHSAVSLLNGGLRNWELEGRPMGDQFIRPTPTEFKASLKRSWVKTYQDVLDNLDTKAFQVVDTRPARRFKGVDPEPRDNTEPGHIPGSISMPFQSFLSQSGHFLPKEQLQALFARAGVDLSRPICVLCGSAVTACHAALAAHECGHPGVWVYDGGWSEWYTRAVPELIISDGRGKHL
- the rps19bp1 gene encoding active regulator of SIRT1 gives rise to the protein MSASLIRRGLELLSDDIKDASKKTKKKPQQQTPSSATVMKLVSTKRQGVTKQVKRLQGRQGPGKSKATVKDKRIRSAVEEFRKKQGKSHMSANLKYFMETGYKATDSDTSKILNHNSGRQSRNRPDRPTKKSKEPESLFTEKEFQQFQKEYFGRIVEQK